One window from the genome of Vibrio sp. VB16 encodes:
- a CDS encoding glycoside hydrolase family 13 protein — MSNEQLEKRWWHDAVVYQIYPRSFNDSNGDGIGDIPGIIEKLDYIKLLGANVIWLSPVYKSPMDDNGYDISDYMEIAPEFGTMADMDSLIAQAEVRGIKIVMDLVANHTSDEHPWFIESKSSKDNPKRDWYIWKDPKKDGSEPNNWESFFTPKAWSFDESSGQYYCHLFSKKQPDLNWANPEVRDAIYNMMHFWLKKGLGGFRMDVINMIGKPSDYPDATIFDSGVAGWEHWSNNLLVHQYLREMHEKVLSHYDVLSVGETPFTTTLDGRYYSHPDRNEMSMIFHFEHMSIDREEHNAVRKPFDLVEFKSIMSKWQNDLYQKGWNSLYWSNHDQPRAVSRYGNDSPEYRIISAKMLGTVLHMMSGTPYIYQGEELGMTNKFFANIDEYDDLMAKFHYQKMLDSGISQQDALDFLNYFSRDHARVPLQWNKETNAGFTTGTPWLAMNKNYVDINAEQSTDDENSIFHHYRKLIALRQGDKYSDVIIYGKHQLLDENDTDVYAFLRFYDGKTLLIVANFTDEHQIRHYDYQLKKVIINNYSDECESIQKITLNPYQAYIFSVE, encoded by the coding sequence ATGAGTAACGAACAACTCGAAAAACGTTGGTGGCACGATGCCGTCGTTTATCAGATCTATCCGCGTAGTTTTAACGACTCAAACGGGGACGGTATCGGTGACATCCCAGGCATTATTGAGAAACTCGATTACATCAAGCTGCTTGGGGCCAATGTCATTTGGTTAAGTCCAGTATACAAATCACCGATGGACGACAACGGTTACGACATTTCCGACTATATGGAGATTGCACCAGAGTTTGGCACCATGGCCGATATGGACAGCCTTATCGCACAAGCGGAGGTACGTGGCATCAAGATCGTTATGGATTTAGTGGCCAATCATACATCCGACGAACACCCTTGGTTTATTGAATCCAAAAGCAGTAAAGATAACCCTAAACGCGATTGGTATATCTGGAAAGATCCAAAAAAGGATGGCAGTGAGCCAAACAACTGGGAGTCATTCTTCACGCCTAAAGCGTGGAGCTTTGATGAAAGTAGTGGCCAGTACTATTGCCATCTTTTTAGTAAAAAACAACCCGACCTTAACTGGGCAAACCCAGAAGTACGCGATGCAATCTATAACATGATGCATTTCTGGCTTAAGAAGGGGCTCGGTGGTTTTAGAATGGATGTTATCAATATGATTGGGAAACCCTCAGACTATCCCGATGCAACCATTTTTGATTCTGGTGTCGCTGGTTGGGAACATTGGTCTAACAACCTTCTCGTTCATCAATACCTGCGCGAAATGCATGAAAAAGTACTCTCACATTATGATGTACTCTCTGTTGGTGAGACACCATTTACCACCACGTTAGATGGTCGGTATTACTCACATCCAGATCGAAATGAAATGAGCATGATATTTCATTTTGAACACATGAGTATCGATCGAGAAGAGCATAATGCCGTGCGTAAACCTTTTGATTTAGTTGAGTTTAAATCCATTATGTCTAAATGGCAGAATGACCTCTATCAAAAGGGATGGAACAGTTTATATTGGAGCAATCATGATCAACCACGTGCTGTTTCGCGCTACGGAAATGATAGCCCTGAATATCGTATCATTAGCGCCAAAATGCTAGGCACAGTACTTCACATGATGAGTGGGACACCTTACATTTATCAGGGTGAAGAGTTAGGAATGACCAACAAGTTCTTTGCTAACATTGATGAATACGACGATCTAATGGCAAAATTCCATTATCAAAAAATGTTGGACAGCGGTATTTCACAACAAGACGCGCTCGATTTCCTAAATTACTTCTCACGTGACCACGCCAGAGTCCCACTTCAGTGGAATAAAGAGACGAATGCTGGGTTTACAACCGGAACACCTTGGTTGGCGATGAATAAGAATTATGTTGATATCAATGCAGAACAATCAACAGACGATGAGAACTCCATATTTCATCATTATCGTAAGCTTATCGCACTGCGTCAGGGTGACAAATACAGTGATGTTATCATATACGGTAAACATCAATTACTTGACGAAAATGACACAGATGTATATGCATTTCTGCGTTTTTATGATGGTAAAACACTACTGATCGTTGCCAACTTCACCGATGAACATCAAATACGACATTACGACTACCAACTTAAAAAGGTTATCATCAACAACTACTCTGATGAATGTGAATCGATACAAAAAATCACGCTTAACCCTTACCAAGCGTATATCTTCAGCGTTGAATAA
- a CDS encoding PilZ domain-containing protein codes for MSAQRSEKRQHKIDVKESPAIDGNESTINSTDAIDMVDHGSELTINLTTPVGIKYMGKTKFVGTHSDNFILMEIPSISEEDQDYFFQEGFWMNIRAISQKGEGALIYFRTQIMHILKEPIPIILVSIPGMMKINQLRKEPRYDVALRAHAEVGQTKIECEVRDLSKGGCRFITSPIGKKYDVGEEVMINISTPPNSKVKLLPLYGTICNLQSSMHYAKYGLKFNETGTTHVKSLLGLLKFDGVKLTLKL; via the coding sequence GTGAGTGCTCAACGTTCAGAAAAAAGACAACATAAAATAGATGTAAAAGAGTCTCCGGCTATCGATGGCAATGAAAGTACGATCAATAGTACTGATGCTATTGATATGGTCGACCACGGTAGTGAACTTACTATTAATTTGACGACACCTGTTGGTATCAAATATATGGGTAAGACCAAGTTCGTTGGTACCCACTCAGATAACTTTATCCTTATGGAAATACCAAGTATATCCGAAGAGGATCAAGACTATTTCTTCCAAGAAGGATTCTGGATGAATATCAGGGCTATCTCTCAAAAGGGAGAAGGTGCTCTTATCTATTTCCGCACGCAGATCATGCATATTCTTAAAGAGCCAATCCCGATCATTTTGGTTTCTATTCCCGGCATGATGAAAATCAACCAGCTGAGAAAAGAGCCAAGGTACGATGTAGCACTCAGAGCTCACGCCGAGGTTGGTCAGACTAAAATTGAGTGTGAAGTAAGGGACCTGTCTAAAGGCGGATGTCGATTCATTACCAGCCCTATAGGGAAGAAATATGATGTCGGTGAAGAGGTTATGATCAACATCAGTACACCGCCAAACTCTAAGGTCAAACTGCTTCCGCTGTACGGCACTATATGCAACTTACAATCTTCTATGCACTACGCCAAGTATGGGCTTAAGTTCAATGAGACTGGTACGACCCACGTTAAGAGTTTGCTTGGTCTACTTAAATTCGATGGTGTCAAACTTACCTTAAAGCTTTAA
- a CDS encoding Lon protease family protein produces MPITPLHSSQLYHVATLEKLPCKSTKELPPLDEIVGQERAQKAVEFAMSIKDKGYNIYAIGRNGLGKRTMILRYLNRHQHEINSLFDWCYVANFEDIRTPKVLKLPIGMGNKFKHDIEKLMEKLIKAIPLAFDNEMYFTRAEKLKSQLAKKQESELEDISKIAKDKNISLTLTTQGDYQFIAMDGEKEHTEETFDALTKKDQDQFGKNIDALEIQLRSMVRQLTEWEETYSEKIQKLNDDVTLDVITHFIKALKKEYARFSEIKKYLTDLQKDIVENVEIFLEESDEQGEIAAASLDKKLPRRYKINVLVSQSVDAFPIIVEENPNYHSLFGYTETATFKGTVFTDFSLIRAGSLHRANGGVLLMDAIKVLEQPYVWDGLKRALRSKQLSFTSLEKEVTLTGTVSLDPEPIPLDVKIILFGDYRTYQLLQHYDPEFSELFKVTADFEDEMSRTPDSELHYARFISSIVHDNNMLHCDKKAMGRIIEYSSRSAGDQNKLSLHSAHIANLLRESNYVARNARSNLIRANHVEKALDNQKMRVSRLQDDVMESFVNGTTLIRTEGEAIGQVNALSVLSTSDYMFGAANRITATTSYGDGEVIDIERNVDLGGSIHSKGVLILSAYLASVFGKTAKVPLTTNITFEQSYGGVDGDSASMAEFCAVVSAFSKQPNRQDIAITGSMNQFGESQPIGGANEKIEGFFDICRVKGRSRNQGVIIPKSNIHNLMLRKDIVQAVDKGEFFIWAIDHVSEAIELFTGKPAGEPSEEGSYPIDTIFGIAQAKLNALRK; encoded by the coding sequence ATGCCAATAACTCCACTGCATTCTTCTCAACTTTATCATGTGGCAACGCTAGAAAAGTTGCCCTGCAAGTCGACTAAGGAGTTACCACCTTTAGATGAAATAGTTGGACAAGAGAGAGCGCAGAAAGCGGTTGAATTTGCGATGTCTATTAAGGACAAAGGGTACAACATTTATGCTATAGGTCGAAATGGTCTAGGTAAGCGCACCATGATATTGCGATATTTGAATCGACACCAACACGAGATTAACTCGTTGTTTGATTGGTGTTATGTCGCTAATTTTGAAGACATTCGAACACCAAAAGTACTCAAACTCCCAATTGGTATGGGGAACAAATTTAAGCACGATATTGAAAAATTGATGGAGAAGTTAATTAAAGCGATACCGTTGGCTTTTGATAATGAAATGTATTTTACGCGGGCTGAAAAGTTAAAAAGTCAGCTTGCAAAAAAACAGGAAAGTGAACTAGAAGATATTAGTAAAATCGCCAAAGATAAGAATATAAGCTTAACTCTTACCACGCAGGGGGATTACCAGTTTATAGCGATGGATGGCGAAAAAGAACATACCGAAGAAACGTTTGATGCGTTAACAAAAAAAGATCAGGACCAGTTTGGTAAAAATATTGACGCCTTAGAGATACAGCTTCGCTCTATGGTTCGTCAATTGACTGAATGGGAAGAGACATACAGCGAAAAAATTCAAAAATTGAATGATGATGTCACGTTAGATGTGATTACTCACTTCATTAAGGCACTTAAAAAAGAGTACGCGAGATTCAGCGAAATTAAGAAATACCTAACGGATTTACAAAAAGATATTGTCGAGAATGTCGAAATATTTTTGGAGGAAAGTGATGAGCAAGGTGAAATTGCTGCCGCGTCTTTAGACAAGAAGCTGCCTCGTCGATACAAGATCAATGTTCTGGTCAGCCAAAGTGTTGATGCTTTCCCTATCATTGTTGAAGAAAATCCTAATTATCATTCCTTATTTGGGTATACAGAGACCGCGACATTTAAAGGGACCGTGTTTACCGATTTTTCATTGATCAGAGCGGGCAGTTTACATCGGGCGAACGGCGGTGTTTTGCTGATGGATGCTATAAAAGTGTTGGAACAACCCTATGTGTGGGATGGCTTGAAGAGAGCGCTTCGATCCAAGCAACTGAGTTTTACTTCACTAGAGAAGGAGGTGACGCTGACGGGGACCGTCTCGCTCGACCCTGAGCCTATCCCACTGGATGTGAAAATCATTCTGTTTGGGGATTATCGGACCTATCAGTTACTGCAACATTATGATCCAGAGTTTAGTGAATTGTTCAAAGTGACCGCTGATTTTGAAGACGAAATGTCACGGACTCCTGACTCGGAACTGCACTATGCACGATTTATATCCAGTATTGTGCACGACAATAATATGCTTCATTGCGATAAAAAGGCGATGGGTAGAATTATCGAATACAGCTCGCGCAGCGCAGGAGATCAAAATAAGCTGTCGCTTCATTCTGCTCACATTGCTAACTTGTTGAGAGAATCTAATTATGTGGCTAGAAATGCACGTTCAAACTTGATCCGCGCTAACCATGTAGAGAAGGCGCTTGATAATCAGAAAATGCGCGTTAGTCGCTTGCAAGACGATGTAATGGAAAGCTTTGTTAATGGCACCACCCTTATTCGCACGGAAGGTGAAGCTATTGGTCAGGTTAATGCGCTATCCGTATTATCGACAAGTGACTACATGTTTGGTGCTGCCAATAGAATAACCGCAACGACATCTTATGGTGATGGCGAAGTTATAGATATTGAAAGGAATGTTGACTTGGGTGGTAGTATCCATTCCAAAGGGGTACTGATTTTGTCTGCTTATTTGGCCTCTGTGTTTGGTAAAACAGCGAAGGTTCCTTTGACGACTAACATTACTTTTGAACAGTCTTACGGTGGTGTTGATGGTGATAGTGCGAGTATGGCTGAGTTTTGCGCGGTGGTTTCAGCCTTTTCTAAACAGCCCAATCGGCAAGATATTGCGATTACAGGTTCAATGAATCAATTTGGTGAATCACAACCTATTGGTGGTGCTAACGAGAAAATTGAAGGTTTTTTCGATATTTGTCGAGTGAAAGGGCGCTCTCGAAATCAGGGGGTAATTATCCCTAAGTCGAATATTCATAACCTAATGCTACGTAAAGACATTGTACAAGCAGTAGATAAAGGGGAATTTTTCATCTGGGCCATTGATCACGTGTCTGAAGCCATAGAGCTATTTACTGGTAAACCTGCGGGAGAGCCGAGCGAAGAGGGAAGCTATCCTATAGATACTATATTTGGAATCGCTCAAGCTAAATTGAATGCTTTGCGCAAATGA
- a CDS encoding GGDEF domain-containing protein: MRDQLRGIKLEAMADIRQSRKKKLLITFSSIALVLLYPYSIVNYIAGKELIAEFNLVAALFCSMHIVYLLVVKNTQHSPLVPSVALLLNVFINISEPNGTIFWIYPIVAAIIMINEFTAAIIYTVVFFIVTAAILAFHATNSVDYLSLQNLSETTFLLSMFTLCLIALISNYGYKNASDYLQSLYQEGIDQLAYRDRLTGLANRWSFEIWSKEKLKIADSQYSITALLFVDIDNFKNINDTYGHDSGDKLLQLFSKRIIGNMRAADRITQKDDYSVARYAGDEFMILLHDVPTLDDIQRIVHRINILFDDELNQTELAAHLTFSIGIALYKQDADNLEDLIRCADKAMYSAKNSGKNRYRFYHSSQNNPADKKIVKLNIV, from the coding sequence ATGCGTGATCAACTAAGAGGAATCAAACTCGAAGCAATGGCGGATATTCGCCAATCAAGAAAAAAGAAATTGTTGATCACCTTTTCTTCTATTGCTCTTGTCCTTCTCTATCCGTACAGCATCGTAAACTATATTGCAGGCAAGGAACTGATCGCAGAATTTAATCTTGTTGCCGCTTTATTTTGCTCTATGCATATAGTTTATCTCTTGGTGGTCAAAAATACCCAACACAGCCCGCTTGTCCCTTCTGTGGCCTTGCTTTTGAATGTGTTTATCAATATTTCTGAACCCAATGGCACCATTTTTTGGATCTATCCTATTGTCGCTGCCATTATAATGATCAATGAGTTTACAGCTGCCATCATCTACACTGTTGTCTTTTTTATCGTGACAGCAGCAATATTGGCTTTCCACGCGACCAATTCTGTCGACTATCTTTCGTTACAAAACCTATCAGAAACCACTTTTTTATTATCCATGTTTACACTTTGCCTTATTGCACTTATATCAAATTATGGCTATAAAAACGCATCCGATTATCTGCAAAGTCTTTACCAAGAGGGGATTGACCAACTCGCTTACCGAGATAGATTAACAGGCTTAGCGAATCGCTGGAGTTTTGAAATATGGTCAAAAGAGAAACTAAAAATAGCAGACTCGCAGTATAGTATTACCGCACTACTGTTTGTGGACATTGATAACTTCAAAAACATCAATGACACATACGGTCACGATAGCGGTGACAAACTATTACAGCTTTTTTCTAAGCGTATCATCGGCAATATGAGAGCCGCTGACCGCATAACCCAAAAAGATGATTACTCTGTCGCTCGTTACGCAGGTGATGAATTCATGATTTTATTGCATGACGTTCCAACGCTTGATGACATACAGCGAATCGTGCATAGGATCAATATTCTGTTTGATGATGAACTCAATCAAACAGAATTGGCCGCCCATCTTACGTTTAGTATTGGAATTGCCTTATATAAGCAAGATGCAGACAATTTAGAAGACCTGATACGATGTGCCGATAAGGCGATGTATAGCGCTAAAAATTCAGGGAAAAATCGTTATCGATTCTATCATTCCTCGCAAAATAACCCTGCAGATAAGAAAATCGTTAAACTCAATATTGTTTAA
- the napC gene encoding cytochrome c-type protein NapC, whose product MGMIKRLWAWFTKPSHLALGTLLTVGFIAGIIFWGGFNTGMEMSNQEEFCIGCHEMEDNVYQEYLGTIHYSNRSGVRATCPDCHVPKEWVPKMIRKIQASKELYGKVFGVVDTRKKFEEHRFEMATREWARMKANDSQECRNCHNFEYMDYVEQKPVAAQIHNLAEEQGQTCIDCHKGIAHQLPKGHNIKKEF is encoded by the coding sequence ATGGGAATGATTAAACGCCTATGGGCGTGGTTTACCAAGCCGAGTCATTTGGCTCTTGGAACGCTTTTAACGGTTGGTTTCATTGCGGGTATTATCTTCTGGGGTGGTTTTAACACCGGTATGGAGATGTCAAACCAAGAAGAATTTTGTATTGGTTGCCATGAAATGGAAGATAATGTATATCAAGAGTACTTAGGTACCATTCACTATTCGAACCGTTCTGGTGTTCGTGCAACCTGTCCGGATTGTCACGTACCGAAAGAATGGGTTCCAAAAATGATCCGTAAGATCCAAGCAAGTAAGGAGCTATACGGGAAAGTTTTTGGTGTTGTCGACACACGCAAAAAGTTTGAAGAACATCGTTTTGAAATGGCGACGCGTGAATGGGCCCGAATGAAAGCTAACGACTCTCAAGAGTGTCGTAACTGTCATAACTTTGAGTACATGGATTACGTAGAGCAGAAACCTGTAGCGGCGCAAATACATAATTTGGCAGAGGAACAAGGTCAAACTTGTATCGATTGTCACAAAGGTATTGCTCACCAGTTACCGAAAGGGCATAACATTAAGAAAGAGTTTTAA
- a CDS encoding nitrate reductase cytochrome c-type subunit has translation MKSKFVVSAMLAAFVSTAAFAEVTSLRGDQNISDNNEVSTIKQLPKKQDKLALDYVNQPPLIPHSTVQVQLNVSNNGCLECHDVSTYRKTGAPRVSPTHYMDRDNKMLTDVAPRRYFCLQCHVTQVDAKPLVANDFKPAGKFGQ, from the coding sequence ATGAAGAGTAAGTTTGTCGTGTCTGCAATGCTGGCGGCTTTTGTAAGTACGGCAGCATTCGCCGAAGTGACATCACTTCGCGGCGATCAGAATATAAGCGATAATAATGAGGTATCTACTATTAAGCAGTTACCCAAAAAACAAGATAAGCTGGCGTTGGATTATGTAAACCAACCACCACTTATCCCACACTCAACGGTTCAAGTGCAACTGAATGTAAGTAATAATGGTTGTCTCGAGTGCCATGATGTGAGTACTTATCGCAAAACTGGAGCGCCACGTGTGAGTCCAACTCACTACATGGATCGTGATAATAAAATGTTGACTGATGTAGCGCCACGCCGTTATTTTTGTCTGCAGTGTCACGTAACACAAGTTGACGCGAAACCTCTGGTCGCTAATGATTTCAAACCAGCTGGTAAATTTGGCCAGTAG
- the napH gene encoding quinol dehydrogenase ferredoxin subunit NapH: protein MAMKPKSVKNLAKDAGKEAREKFGWWSAYRFLILRRLCQLSVIGLFVMGPTWGVLEGNLSSSVLLGTVPMSDPLLLLQTMATGYWPETTAILGGIVVAGFYAIAGPRMFCGWVCPMNLVTDLAAWIRRKTGLKASYQWPSSLRYWLLAAILIGSAVSGTLLWTWLDPVSALHRGIIFGFGAGSVLILLVFLIDLLLVEHAWCGHLCPLGATYGVIGRYSLMRVTATNREQCNNCMDCYNVCPEPKILRQPLKEGDRKIMSQDCISCGRCIDVCAEKVFEFRIRTGAKYEE, encoded by the coding sequence ATGGCAATGAAACCTAAGAGCGTAAAAAATCTGGCAAAAGATGCAGGTAAAGAAGCAAGAGAAAAGTTCGGTTGGTGGAGTGCCTATCGATTCTTAATCTTACGTCGACTGTGTCAGCTTTCGGTAATTGGTCTGTTTGTTATGGGTCCAACGTGGGGTGTATTGGAAGGGAATTTATCTTCTAGCGTGTTGCTAGGTACGGTTCCTATGTCCGACCCTTTATTATTGCTTCAAACGATGGCAACAGGTTATTGGCCTGAAACTACAGCGATTCTCGGCGGGATAGTTGTTGCAGGGTTTTATGCTATTGCAGGACCAAGAATGTTCTGCGGATGGGTATGCCCGATGAATCTGGTAACAGATTTGGCCGCATGGATAAGAAGAAAAACGGGACTTAAAGCAAGTTATCAATGGCCATCTTCACTGCGCTATTGGTTATTAGCAGCAATCCTAATAGGTAGTGCTGTATCAGGCACACTTTTATGGACATGGTTAGACCCAGTATCAGCCCTTCACCGAGGTATTATTTTCGGGTTTGGTGCCGGTTCTGTGTTAATCCTTCTAGTGTTCCTTATTGACTTGCTTTTGGTTGAGCATGCTTGGTGTGGTCACTTATGTCCGTTAGGAGCCACTTATGGTGTTATCGGTCGCTATAGTCTAATGCGTGTCACTGCGACCAACAGGGAGCAGTGCAATAACTGTATGGACTGTTACAACGTTTGTCCGGAACCAAAAATATTAAGGCAACCGTTGAAAGAGGGCGACAGGAAAATCATGAGTCAGGATTGTATTTCATGCGGTCGATGTATTGATGTCTGTGCTGAGAAAGTATTCGAATTTAGAATAAGAACTGGAGCTAAATATGAAGAGTAA
- the napG gene encoding ferredoxin-type protein NapG, producing MKILHSLPSASRRRFMRDAIRTAVGVGAATTVLGLQTTQSKAANTSGVPIRPPGALAEQEFLNACLRCGLCVQACPYDTLKLATMLSPVGTGTPYFTARNIPCEMCDDIPCVVECPSGALDKGLTDITKARMGTAVLIDHETCLNWQGLRCDVCYRVCPLIDEAITLEPIRNQRTGVHASFIPTVVSDKCTGCGKCEQACVLEETAIKVVPIALAKGELGHHYRLGWEEKAKHGGESLIPEQLDLPNRKPLGNPDGINPDGINKGGL from the coding sequence ATGAAAATCTTACATTCTTTGCCATCTGCAAGTAGAAGGCGTTTCATGCGAGACGCCATTCGTACAGCGGTTGGAGTTGGTGCCGCAACGACAGTACTTGGGTTGCAAACCACACAAAGTAAAGCCGCTAATACGTCCGGTGTGCCTATTCGGCCACCCGGTGCATTAGCAGAACAAGAGTTCTTAAATGCTTGTTTACGATGTGGTTTGTGTGTCCAAGCTTGCCCTTATGACACCTTAAAGCTGGCGACAATGTTGTCTCCAGTGGGAACTGGAACACCTTATTTCACCGCGAGAAATATTCCGTGTGAGATGTGTGACGATATTCCCTGTGTGGTTGAGTGCCCAAGTGGTGCTCTCGATAAAGGGCTAACCGATATAACGAAAGCGAGAATGGGAACCGCTGTTCTCATAGACCATGAGACATGTTTGAACTGGCAAGGGTTACGTTGTGATGTTTGTTACCGAGTATGTCCATTGATTGATGAAGCAATCACGCTAGAGCCAATACGTAATCAACGTACGGGCGTTCATGCAAGTTTTATCCCAACCGTAGTGTCAGATAAATGCACTGGTTGTGGTAAATGCGAACAAGCATGTGTGCTTGAAGAAACGGCAATCAAGGTTGTTCCAATCGCGTTAGCAAAAGGTGAATTAGGTCACCACTATCGCTTAGGTTGGGAAGAGAAAGCGAAACATGGCGGTGAAAGTTTGATTCCAGAGCAGCTCGATTTACCAAATCGTAAACCCCTTGGTAATCCAGATGGTATTAACCCAGATGGCATTAATAAAGGAGGTTTGTGA